From the genome of Planctomycetia bacterium:
ATTTGGGAGAAGAATGATGCGACCTTCCTGAAACGGACAGTCAAGCAGCTTGAAGGAATTCAGATCGATGCTGCGGGGAATTATCAAACAGGGACTGTTTCCGGTTGGCTGGAATGGACGGATGATTCACTCAAAGGACTGCAATATCTGAAGCTGTCTCTGCAGGCATCCACGGTTGTACAATCGGATCAATGGCTTTTACAGTTCAAGACAAACAATGTCGATTATTATGATCCCGATTACCTGCGTACCCGGACGCTACATCCACTGGTTGAATACCGGGGTGACTTCGCAGAAATAACGTGGTTTCTGCCAGAACCTGCTACCGCATTTCGCGTGCAGGTTCCTTCTTTAACTCGTTTTAGTCTGAATCAGTTTGCCGCTGCGGGTATTGATCCTACACAGCACGCAAGGCATTATCAACTGCTGGTCTTGAAACTGGTGCTCTTGTCTCTCACTCTTGGCAGCTTCATCTGCTGGTTGATTGGTATCTGTTCCGCCGGTTTCACAGCATTGAACCTGAATGGACTTATCAGCACTGGCATTTTACTGGTGCATGGCATAGTTCTGATATTCCTTCTTCCCCCTTTTCAAGGCCCTGATGAGAACAGGCATTGGAAAGCTGCGATGAAACTGTATCGATCTGATGGCCAGCAAGGTTCCATCCTGCATAGCCTGCCCGGCATACTGAATGCAGAGAAGCCACGCTGGCGTTCGGAGGTTCCTTTTCAGGCACTTCGTCTCAAATCGCTGAAAGATCATGCATTGCAACCTGCTGAGAACATTGATGTAGGTTACGTCAAGCATTGGGGTTATCCGCTGGTGGGTTTGATTTCGACCGTCTTTCCCACCGTTACAAGCGTTCAGGAAGCACTCTGCTTTTACTTCCTTTGCAGAATGGTTCCGTTACTTCTGCTCGTATTGCTGGTGTATCAGTCCTGGCAGATGGGTGCAGGCTCATGGACACTGGTAACCTTCTGTTCGCTGCCTCTGGTGTTGCAGCAATCGACTATCATCTCAACGGATACGGTTCCCATCCTTGGTACGTTTGCCGTGATGCTGTTGCTGATTCACCTGCGTTCATTATCATCTACATTCAGTTGGATAACTGTTTGGCTCATTTGTTTACTGGTGATTGCCGCCAAGCCGCCCATCTATGCATTGATCGTGCTGTTGCCTCTCAGTGAATTGAACTGGAAACGATGGTTGCGTTGGCAATTCGTGGTACCTGCACTTGCTGTTATCATGCTAATAGCTGCGGCAGGCATCTGGTTGCTTTGGCGAGTGGTGGATAGTGCGGGCATGGAACTGGGTAAGGAAGCCAGGCTGCAACTGCAATACCTGATGACCGGCGAGGGCATTGCTCAATTCATCCAGGCTGCGATGGAATATCCCGGGCGGTTTCTGAATCCTTCAGCCTGGTGCGGGCCGTTAGGATGGCTTGATACCAACATTTCGCCTCAACATGTGTCGCTGTTGCTGACCAGCCTTTTGATTGCAGTCTGCTTCGATCTTGCTGCCTGGTTCAGGCAATCGGGTTCGTGGAATGAAGCAGCTTTCTATAAGCTGCTTACGACCGTTGTAAGCGTGATCGTGATGGGCCTCATTGTCTGGTGGAGCCTGGCTCTGGTGATGTATCTGACGATAACGCCTTACCAGGCGGATAGTATTGTGGGAATGCAGGTGCGTTACATGTTCCCGGTGCTGATGGCGTTGATTCTGTGGCCAGTCCATCGGTTCAAGACCTGTCTTTCTCCGGTGTCTGAAACACAGCAGCAATGGAGGTTGCCTGGTTATGTGCTTTTGTTTTTAGCGCTATGCCGGGTTATTTTCCTGGCTGGCGATTTGCAGTTACGGTATTGGGGTTAATTTCTGGTTTGTGGTCATCTCGCTCCGTCGAGATGATGGGATCGCGCGATGTGAGTAAATATTCCGCGCGACTTACCCCCTCACCCCGGCCCCTCTCCCACAAGTGGGAGAAAGAGAACATTCAGCAGGAATCTGCTTGACTTCAATAATTGTGCCGATTCAAATCCTACTTATTATCCCACAACGCTCGCCCGAGTGAGGAACGTGAAGATGCTGCGCCGATCCAATTCATCATCCAATCAACACCGAAGCGTTCGCTTAAACCTGGAACATCTCGAAGACCGAACCGTGCCTGATGCCGGGCTGACATCCAAGCTGTCGCTGCTTCAGCCGAAGGATAGTGCACCGGCTACGCATAATCTATACACGCTGACCGAGGTGATGGTGCAGTTTGCCAACGCCAATGGCCTGGCCGCGTTGCAGCAGGCCATGAAGCCGGTCGGGCGCAATGTGGCTATCGCTCCGGTTCAATTTGACTGGGGCAACAGCTTCCAGATTTTTGCAACGCAGCAGGGTTCGAGCGTTCTTCAGGTGGGGTTGCAGCCTGGCACTACACCCAAAGCTGCGGTGGCGTATCTGAGTTCGATCAAGGGAGTGGAATGGGCTGAACCCAATTATCTCTATCAAGGTGATCCGCGTGATTTCACGCCTAATGATACTCAGTACGGCAGTCAGTATCATCATCCGCTGATGCAGAATAATCTCGCGTGGGATTCGACGCTAGGTTCTCCTACGGTGCGAATTGCAGTGCTGGATGATGGTGTTGCCACCAACCATCCTGATTTAAGTGCCAACATCTGGGTGAATCCAGGAGAATTTGGTGGCGAAGTTGGTGTCGATGATGATGGCAATGGCTACATCGATGATCTAAATGGCTGGGATACGCTCAGCAACGACAATAACCCTAATCCGACAGGAAGCAACACACACGGTACTCACGTAGCAGGCATTGCTGCAGGGCGCACGAACAATGCAACAGGCATTGCTGGCGTGTCGGGCAACTCGAAACTGGTGCCTGTTCGCTGGTATGATGGTGCCAGTTGGCCAGCCTCGGTGGTGGCAGCAAGTTATGCCTATGGCGTGGCGAACAACATCAAGGTCTTCAATGCCAGCTACAACTTTGATGGATGGGTAGGGAACAACACTGTCACCGCAGCAATGGATTTGGCCTACAACAGTGGCGCCTTGCTCTTTAATTCAGCGGGAAACAACGGCGAACTCAATCCGGCTCGGCAGGCATTTGAACAGGTGATCCTGATCGCCAGCACAACCAGTACCGATGCGAAGAGCGGATTCAGCAATTATGGATTTGGTACCGATCTCAGTGCGCCTGGCAGTGGCATTCTTTCGACCACAACCAATAATGGTGGAACAACATTCAATTACGAATTTTTCGATGGCACCAGCATGGCAACTCCCAATGCAGCTGGTACTGCCATGATGGTCTGGTCGCATAACCCCACGTGGACACGAGATCAGGTCATTGCACGGATGGTAGGTCTGGCTGATGATATCAGTGCCCAGAATCCAACCATTGCTCTCGAACTGGGCGGTGGTCGTGTCAATACATACAAGGCCATGCGGGCTGATCTGTTTGCCTTGCCTGAACCACGCATGAAACGGCTGACTGGTCTGCCAGCAGATAACTCATCAATCAACACACCGCCTACCGCCTTTTCGCTGGATGTGGCGAATGTGCTTGATCCGGCAACCGTTTCACTTTCACAATTTGAACTACGTGGTGATGGGCCTGACAATACTTTTAATACCGGCGATGATGTACTGATTCCGATCAGTCTGCCTGCCGGGTTCAATTACCGGGTTGGCACTAACCGGTTTGATTTCACCATCAACGGAACCATGCTGCCTGATAGATATCGTTTCAGTGCGCTTTCCGGAGCGAATGGATTGAAAGACCCGTTTGGCCAGCAGCTTGATGGGAATGGCGATGGGAATCCGGGAGATAACTATACCAGAACCTTCACAATCAATGCCCCCAGCCTGGCGGGTACGGTCTTCCACGATTTGAATGGCAACGGCACGGGTGACCCGGGCGAGCCTGCCATTGCTGGTCAGCAGGCTTATCTCGATTTGAATCTCAATGGACAGTTTGATTCCAACGCTCAGACATTCAACAGTGGCACGCTCAATATCAACATCCCGGATAACAATACAGCATGGACCAGTGCACCGATCGTTGTGAGTGGTATGACAGGGACGGTCACCGACATCAATGTGCGGATCAATCTTTCGCAGACCTATACTGGTGACATGGAATTCAGGCTGCTGGGTTCCAACGGGTCCACGATTGTCAACCTGATAACGCAGCGTGGCGGCAGTGGTGACAATTTCATCAACACGGTACTGGATGACCAGGCAGCCAACCCGATCAGTTCGGGTAGTGCTCCATTTACTGGCAGCTTCCAGCCTGAACAGCCGCTTTCTGCGATGAATGGCCTTAACCCCAATGGCACCTGGACCCTGCAGGTTCGTGATATTGCCAGTGGTGATTTGGGTGTTCTTCAGAACTGGTCAATTTCAGTAGGAACGGGAATCCCTGAGCCGACAGCCACTGCCGATGTAAACGGTTTTTATCGCTTCTTTGGCATGAGCGCTGGTAATTACCGCATTCGAACCATTGTTCCTGCAGGGTTCAATCAAACCAGTCCGGCGAGCGGATATTATGATGTCTCGCTGCCACCCGATGGTTTCATCGGCAATCTGAATTTCGGCCAGGCACAGCAGAACACGATTTACGGCAATGTCTACAACGATCTGGATGGCAATGGCAACCAGAATGGTGGCGAAACGGGTCTGGGCACCAGAACCGTGTATGTGGATGCCAACAACAACAATATCTATGACGCAGGCATTTACACTGTCAATTCGGGCACGCTCAACATCAACATTCCTGATAACAATACCGCCTGGACCAGTGCACCGATGGTGGTTTCGGGTGTTGCAGGAAGCATCGCTGATGTGAATGTTCTGGTTAATCTGACTCAGACCTACACCGGCGACATGGAATTCCGGCTGCTCGGACCAGGCGGTTCACAAATTGTCAATCTGATCACGCAACGTGGCGGTGGTGGCGATAATTTCGTCAACACGGTACTCGATGATGAAGCAGCGGTTGCCATCAGTGCAGGGTCCGCACCGTTTACGGGCAGCTATCGTCCTGAGCAGTTACTTTCGGCTTATGATGGACTCGTAGCCAATGGTACCTGGACGCTACAGGTTCGCGATATCGCAGGCGGCGACCTGGGTGTGCTGCAGAACTGGTCGCTGATCATCACTGATTCTACTGCGGAGAGATTCAGCAACACCGATGCAGCAGGCAACTATGTCATGTCGGGCATGCCGGTTGGCGCCTATCTGCTGCGAAGTGTACCCCAGGTTGGATGGAAGCCAATCAACCCAGACTTCGGACAAGGCATTGCAGGCACAATGAATGTGGGTGAATCGCATTTCTCCAGATCGTTTGGCCTGCAGCAGGATAGCATTGCACCGTCTATTCAGTCCATCGTTCGCACGGGTAGCAATCCGACCAATGCCGGCAGTGTACAGTTTACGGTGGGATACAGTGAAGCCGTTGCTGGTGTGTCGGCAGCCAACTTCGGCCTGATAACAGGTGGCGGCATCGCTGGCGCCAGCATTTCTTCCGTATCTGGATCGGGCAACACCTGGACCGTAACCGTGAATACGGGGACCGGCGATGGTACGATTGGCCTCAATCACACCAGCGGCGTGGGCATCACCGATCTGGCATTGAACCCACTCACCAGCGGCAACTTTACCGGCGAAGCCTACACGATAGACAAGACTGCACCAGTGGTGCAAGCCTACCGTGTTATCTTCGGCAATAATCAATCGTACAACCTGATAGGCAGTACGCGCTTCACGTTGCCCTGGCAGGTTTCCGCCATTGAAGTGGTATTCGATGGGCCCGTCACTGGCGCTACCGGTTCGCTGGTTCGTACCAATGGCAGCCTGCCTATAGCATCCTTTAATGGTTCAGGAACCAATACTCTTCGCTGGACGTTACAGAACCTGTTGATGACCGACCGTGTGTTCAGTGAACTGGCAGGTTCTGGCGGCAGCACGATTTCCGACCAGGCTGGCAATGCACTGGGCAACGGCACCAATTACTCCCGCAACTTCAATGTGCTCTGGGGCGATGTGAACGATGATGGCTTCGTCAGCATTGCGGATGCACAACTGGTGAACATCCTTATTCGCAACAGCCAATACAGCCTGTTTGGCGATATGAATGGCGACGGTGTTGTCAATAATGCCGATACGCAGCTTGCCCGCCAGCGGGTTGGCCAGCAATTGCCAGCTTAATTGTTTGACTTGAAGCAGCGACTTGTTCTAATGAAGCACCTAGGATTTGCAACAGGGAGTGATACATGCAGTGGTTGAATCGATGGATGCTGGCTGGGCTGGCGCTCTTCTGTCTTACTGGTTTAGCCGCTGCCCAGGCTGCATTGCAGATCATTGTGGGAAGCGCTACCGCCAGTTCGCCTTCAACGGGTAATACTTTTGAAGTGAGCATTACCAATGTAGGGAATGCTCCGAGTGCACCGCTGGCCGGGTTTTCTTTTGGAATATCGGTGCCGGGCGGATCGGGAATTACGTTTACCAATGCGACCATCTTGACAGCACTCAATCCCTATCTGTTTTTGGGCCAGTCATCCACTCCTCCATTTTCCAATACGGCATTTCCGAATCAGTCGTTCATTGCTACTGATCTGTATGCCACGGCTGGTGGCGTGCCTGTTCTGCCTGGGCAGACCTTTGGGCTGGGATTGATTTCGTTTGATGTGGCAGTTGGCTCCAGTGATACTACGGTAACGTTGGCTGGGTTTCCTGCTACCGGCTTGAGCGATGAAAATGGAAGCACGGTCGATTACGATGGATTTAATGGCCTGATAACCATTGCAGCAGTGCCTGAACCAGCGACCTGGGGCATGATTGGTTTGAGTACGATGGCAGCCGCTGGCTTGTGGTATCGGCAACGCAGGAATCAGAAGCTGGCACTTGAGGCGAGATTATCAAAGGAAGATTAACTGTTAAACACCAATCGAAAACGGCAGGAGATACTCCTGCCGTTTTCGTATTTCAGCGTCAACTTAGCCTGCCTGGCGTTTTTCGTCCTGCCAGGCGTTGAGGCGGTTGTAGAGCGTTTTCAGGCTGATGCCTAGTTCAGCAGCGGCGGCGGGTTTGTTGCCCTGGTGTTTGTTCAGCACGCCGAGGATATGATCCATTTCTACATCTTTGAGTGAACGCCCATCGGGGCCGGTTGCTTGCGTCGCTGCGACGGCTGGTCGTGCGGCGCTGATCGGCACGGTTGCAGCCTGGCTGACTGCCTTGACATAGTATGGCAGATGATCGGCCTGGATGGGACCGCCCCCGGCAATGATGAATGCATGCTCCATGGCGTTGGCGAGTTCACGAACGTTGCCCGGCCAATCGTGTTCGAGCAGGGCATCAATCGCTTCAGGAGTGAGCACCTGTTTGGCATAAGAGATATCTCGGCGGGCTGCTCGGGCCAGCAGATGCATGGCTAAGTCGGGTATATCAGTTCGACGTTCCCGCAGAGCAGGCAGCTTGACTTCAAAGGTATTGACCCGGAAGAAGAGGTCTTCGCGGAAGGTGTCAGCTTTCACCATTTCGCGCAGATCGCGGTTGGTGGCGCACAATACCCGCACATCCGTCTTGAAGGGTTCCGTTTCGCCCACTCGACGGATTTCTCGTGATTCGAGGAAACGGAGCAGCTTCACCTGAATGTTCTTGTTGAGTTCGCCTAGCTCATCCAGAAACAATGTTCCGCCGTTGGCGACTTCAAATAGACCTTTGTGTTCACGATCAGCGCCGGTGAACGCGCCTTTGCGATGGCCGAACAGTTCACTCTCAGCCAGTTGTTCTGAGAGTGCCCCGCAGTTAACAGGAATAAAGGGCTTATCTGCCCGCAGGCTTTGCTGAACGATAGTACGAGCCACCAGTTCCTTGCCGGTGCCAGTTTCGCCCAGAATCATCACAGTACTCTCGGTGGGAGCAATGCGTGTGATGAGGCGGTGTACCGATTGCATAACTGGCGAATCACCAATGAGGATCGTCGGCCCTTCAGCAGCTTTGACGCGGCGTTCCAAAGCGATGGTTTTGTTGACTAAATCTCGCTTCTCAGCAATACGACGCAGCAGGCCTTCGAGGTCAGCAAGCCGACATGGCTTGGTGAGATAATCAAACGCACCCAGGCGTACCGCCTGCACGGCAGTATCGACGCTGGCGTAGCCTGTCAGAAGTACCACTTCGGTGGAAGGGCTGAGATGCTTGATCTGTTCGAGGACATCGATGCCGGTCTTGTTGGGCATCTTGATGTCGAGCAGAGCGACATCAAACGGGCCTTTTTCGAGTGCCTTGATGGCTGCCATGCCGTCCTGACAGATGATGACCTCATGTCCCAGGCCAGGGAGTTCGCTGCGCATGAATTCGCGGAGCGACGGTTCGTCGTCAGCGAAGAGAATGCGTAGGCCTTTGCTGGTTGCCATGTTCTATCCTTACCGTGTCGGGCGTTACCGTGTCGGGCGTAGCGCCGCTGTGATGCCAAGGTTGTGAGTTTGCGTCAAGGGGAAATGAGAGCTTAGAGCAATCAAAAGTTGTCTCCCGTGTACTGCGATCCCTTTGTGATCGTTGTGTTTTTGCTTTCCCCCGACCGGTGGTCTTCGACCACTGGCTACCGTTTTTGACCCCTTCGAAAGTTGATGAGAAATTATTTCAGGTTTGCAGGTTTAACGAGCGTCAGTCGAAGATCGACCTTGATATTCTCCAAGTTGTCGCCATTGCCAAGAGGCAATGTTTTGGTTTCGTTGAGTCTCCATTTACCCCGATAACGAACCGACTTCTGACTGGTAAGCAGACTCCCATCCGTGGATGGTTGCTTGGAAGTAAAGAGAACGGACATGTCAACCTGGCAGTCTTCACCCTGGTTGTCATAGGCGATGCAACTGACAATGATGCCCACTGGTTCGTACTGAACCGGAGTTGTATTCGGGATAGGCTCTTCGCCACCGACGACGAAACGTGCTGGTTTGCCAGCGAGGACTTTCAATGCAGGATTGCATAATACCCGTTCGATGCTGGCCTTCAGGTCGTATACTTTGACTTCTAACTGGTAAACGGTTTTGGTGTCTGAAACCAAATGCATCAGACAGATACAAAGGCAAGCACTGAACATTTATCACTCTCCTTTGCTGCGATCCCTCCGGGATCGATTTGCTTTTTCGCATCCCCTGACCGGTGCTCTTCAACCACCGGCTACGGTCTTTGCCCCTTCGTGGTCTTTCTGGGTGCCATAGCCTGCCTGTACTCAGGCTGGCTATGCTTGGGCACTTTGTCGTTGCATGCATGGTTAGGCGGAGTACCGCCAAACCATGGCACCCGTTGCGCGCCCTACGCTGCTTTTTTCAGTACCGTTGCCACTGGGTCTTCCTGTGGAACGGTTTCGGCTTGCTGAAGTGGGATGCGTACCGTGAAGGTGCTTCCCTGGTTTGGTCCGGCACTGGTGGCTTCAATCTCACCGCCGTGCTGATTGATAATGCGATGACTGATGCTGAGACCCAGGCCGGTGCCTTTGCCTGTTCGAGAGCGTGTGAAGAACGGTTCGAAGAGGTTTTCGAGCACTTCCTGTGTCATGCCGCAGCCTGAATCGGTAAAGGTCAGTAGTGCTGCATCGTGAACGACGGCGAGTTTGATAGTCAACAGGCCGCCGGTGTCCATGCTTTCCAGAGCATTGACGATCAGGTTCAAAACGACCGATTTGATTTCGGGCACGGAGAGTAGCAGGTGTGGCCGCTGCTGTACTTCGAAGACGATACGTTTTTCCTGATGATTGGGCAGATGCTGTACCATCTCCAACACGCTTTGTACCAGTTCAGCCAGGTCGGCCATCTGCTTGGGGCGGTCGCCCATGCGACTGAATTCGAGCAACTTCTGGGTGATTTCCTTGCAACGGAAGGCTTCCTGCTGAATCATGAGCACATAGCGGTTGATCAAGGGAACATCGGGATGTTCCGGGTGCTGTTCCATCAGGCCTTTGAGCCGTCGTTCGAGTGCTTCGCCACAGAAACTGATGCTGGCCAGAGGGTTGTTGATTTCATGAGCCACGCCGGCAGCGAGGAACCCTACGCCTGCCAGCCGTTCACTGCGGACGAGTTGTTTACTTCGTTCCTGCACCTGTCGTTCAAGATCCTGATAGATGCCTTGCAAGCGGTCTGACATGTGGTTGAAGGCCACTGCCAAATCCTGCATTTCATCGTTGCTGCTGACCTGGACATGTCCGGTGAATTTGCCGGTCGCCATCTGGGTGACCTTGGCGTGCAGTTCGCGGATCGGTGTAGCTATCCAGTGATAAGTAACCCTGGCCAGAATCAGCAGCAGGACGAAGCCGCCGATGCTGATAGCCAGTGCGAGTTGTCGGGTTTGCTGATAACTGCGATCCGCGGCGGCAACCAGGTTTTGAACATCACTATCAATGACATTGCAGAGTTCAGCAGTCAACTTGCTTAACTGTGAAACGATTGGCCGCCAGGGCGCACGAGGCTGCGAATCGCCAACGTGAAACTCTACGGGTTGAATATGGTGTTTCAACTCTTCAACTTTGGATCGAATCTGCATGAGGTAGGCTTTTTCTTCCTTGCCACGGTCGCGATCGAGGCCGGTCTGCTGGGTTCGCATCAACAGCGATTCATACGTGCCGGCAGCTTCCATTAACTGTTGAGCCAGTTCTTCCTGTTGGGTGGAAGTGGCAAACGTGCTGGATCCATAGCGGGCCAGCCAACTGGAAACACAATCGTGCATGTAGCTGGCAGCTTTCTGCTCGTTTTGGCGACTATCAATGCTGTTGACGGTAATGCGATGTGCAGAAAGGGCATGCAGCGTTGCGCCGAGCAGAATCAGCATCGGCACACCAACCATGAGCAGGCCAAGCAACAACTTGTGGCGTATACGCAATCGCAGTGCCACGGTCCCCCCGTCTTCCTTGACGTCCCCGTGAGCCGGTATTGGGAATCCCTCCCACCGGTAATTTTGTAACTTTTACCAGATGCGTACAAACAATGCTAGCCCGATTAGGCGGTGAGCGCAAAAAAGATTTAATCCTGGCGCACCTTGGCATCTTGGCGGTTCTTTTTTTTACCGCCAAGTCGCCAAGAAGCGCCAAGGGGGTTCCATGTAGCTTAAGCAACAGAACCAGACGCGTTCACCAGGCTGGTTTGCCCAGGCTGGGGAGCATTGGCCAGCAGCCAGTCTTCGAGAATGATGTGTTCGACATAAGGAGCACGAAGGAGTGCAGTGCTTTGTGACAGCAGTCTGGTCAGCCAAGGCCGGCGCATGATCGGTTTCATGGCACGCAGGCCGAAGCCGCTCCAGGTGCGCTCGGCTGATTGCCCGGCAATGTTGTCGCTGATACGTTTGAAGGTGGCAGGGACCAGGTTGGGATCGGGGCCGACGTGCACCACGATTTCCACTCCCGATGCCAGTGTTTGAAACACCATGTCCCACAGTTTTTGTGGATGATCAACCCATTGCTGCATCAGGTGCCTGCTGTTGGTTTCGTTGAAACTCTTCTGGCCTGTAACGCTGCTGATGATGGGGACCGTGGGTTTGGTTAAGCCACCCTTGGTTTTCTGCAGAATGACAGCAGTGCGATTGGGGATGTTTCTCTGCCAGGTGATGGGGGTATGCAACGGCGCCCAGCGATGCGGGTTGGCACGCAAGTGTACTCTTTCGGGAAAGCGTTCCTTCATGAGTGTGCGGAACTGTTCGAGCGTATCGTTTTGAGCCAGGAGCAGCAGACTGTTGGGAGACAGGTACGTGGAGGGGGATATGATCCCTTTGCCCTCGGTGCCGATTTCCAGGCAGGTTTTATGTACCAGATCGAGATCGAGTTCCGGGCCGCGGGAAAACAGAATGCCCATCGTGACATTCTGTGAAAGTGCCACGGAATCTTCGGACATCAACAGTAGGGGGATCAGCATATCCTGTGCGGTAAAGACTTTTGAGGCAGCCAGTGCAGAGGTTTCCCCCAGGCTGTAGCCGAAGGCGATACGAGAAGAATCAAAGGGAATATCAAAATACTTTTGCAGCAGTTCGAGTTGTACCATGCACATGGTGACGATCAGGACAATGTCTTCTGCATAACTGGTCAAGTCGCAGGTTTCCCGCCGCTGTCTGACTCGTTCGACGAGGTCCATTTTCGTCTGCAGCGTATCGCTGGCTAATACGGAATTTTCTGCAAGTGCCTGTTCAACTTCTTTGCCGTAGAGTGGATGTTCGAGTAGTTCGGGAGTGCGTCCAAGGTTGGTGATGTTGTAGCCTCGAAAAGTAAAAGCAGAACTGGCAATTCTGCTGCGAAGTTGCACAGCGTCGAGCATACCGGTGCACCTGATAAGTTGAAAGGACAGCGGCTCGTGCCCATCGGCCTGTCAAAGAATACAGGCGCAAAATATGACAAACATATGAGTTCGAGAGGTCGGAATTATTCCAGAGATTTTTTACTTTTACAGATACGGGTCGCGATTGATCATTTTTCTACTGAGATCGACAATGTAGCAGACTTCACGCGAAATGGGTTTGCCTTGCTTGTTCAATTTCAGCGTTACCCAACAGCGGGGCAGTTTATCTTTATCTACGGTAACGTTGGTAATCGTGAATTCAGTCAGTGTGCTGCCAGCTTTCCAGTCTTCGTCAAGAAATTGCCAGCCATCGGGAATGGTTTTAGCTGAAGCAGGTGTTTTCTTGTTTTGCCAGATTTCGAGTCCCTGTTTGACGGCACTTTTCACCTGCTCGATTTCCTGGCTGGAGAGGCCCGAGCCACAGCCGATGAGTGCACATGACAGTGACAAGAATATACATACGCTCAAGCGTGTCATGTGCTGGTTCCCGTTGGAATCCCGGTATGTAACTGCGAGCACACCCCGGCGGAGTACCTCCGGAGTGTGGCACAGTTTATGTCAATTGACGCCAAAGCTTTTAGAGAAGGGGAAATCTGCAACAACCCAAAGCTATTGCACATCTCCCCTAGCTGACGCTGCGGGCTACCAGTTGCAACACGCAAAAGATCAATCAAGGTTAGTGATGTCGCCGCGGTTGCGGGTTTCAGCTTCGGCCCAGGCTTTGTCGCCAACATTCCTTACAGCACGTGCACTGCCATCAGCCAGGCAGATGCAGATGATGTTGGAAGTGAAGCTTTGGGTTTTCAACGGATGAGCATTGTTATCGGGCACGCCGAATTCAGCACAGACCATGCAGCGGCAAAGCCAGGGTTCTGTTCCGGTCCACGCGGTGGGTACGGGGCCTGAACGATTCACGAAACCACTGCGAGGCCAGTAGCCGTTCACATAGAGTGAGTCGGTAGGAAGGTCGACTGTGTAATTGGTAGTGACAGGCAATACTCCATAAGCCCAGAGGT
Proteins encoded in this window:
- a CDS encoding ACP S-malonyltransferase, with amino-acid sequence MLDAVQLRSRIASSAFTFRGYNITNLGRTPELLEHPLYGKEVEQALAENSVLASDTLQTKMDLVERVRQRRETCDLTSYAEDIVLIVTMCMVQLELLQKYFDIPFDSSRIAFGYSLGETSALAASKVFTAQDMLIPLLLMSEDSVALSQNVTMGILFSRGPELDLDLVHKTCLEIGTEGKGIISPSTYLSPNSLLLLAQNDTLEQFRTLMKERFPERVHLRANPHRWAPLHTPITWQRNIPNRTAVILQKTKGGLTKPTVPIISSVTGQKSFNETNSRHLMQQWVDHPQKLWDMVFQTLASGVEIVVHVGPDPNLVPATFKRISDNIAGQSAERTWSGFGLRAMKPIMRRPWLTRLLSQSTALLRAPYVEHIILEDWLLANAPQPGQTSLVNASGSVA
- a CDS encoding HAMP domain-containing protein, with the protein product MALRLRIRHKLLLGLLMVGVPMLILLGATLHALSAHRITVNSIDSRQNEQKAASYMHDCVSSWLARYGSSTFATSTQQEELAQQLMEAAGTYESLLMRTQQTGLDRDRGKEEKAYLMQIRSKVEELKHHIQPVEFHVGDSQPRAPWRPIVSQLSKLTAELCNVIDSDVQNLVAAADRSYQQTRQLALAISIGGFVLLLILARVTYHWIATPIRELHAKVTQMATGKFTGHVQVSSNDEMQDLAVAFNHMSDRLQGIYQDLERQVQERSKQLVRSERLAGVGFLAAGVAHEINNPLASISFCGEALERRLKGLMEQHPEHPDVPLINRYVLMIQQEAFRCKEITQKLLEFSRMGDRPKQMADLAELVQSVLEMVQHLPNHQEKRIVFEVQQRPHLLLSVPEIKSVVLNLIVNALESMDTGGLLTIKLAVVHDAALLTFTDSGCGMTQEVLENLFEPFFTRSRTGKGTGLGLSISHRIINQHGGEIEATSAGPNQGSTFTVRIPLQQAETVPQEDPVATVLKKAA
- a CDS encoding sigma-54-dependent Fis family transcriptional regulator is translated as MATSKGLRILFADDEPSLREFMRSELPGLGHEVIICQDGMAAIKALEKGPFDVALLDIKMPNKTGIDVLEQIKHLSPSTEVVLLTGYASVDTAVQAVRLGAFDYLTKPCRLADLEGLLRRIAEKRDLVNKTIALERRVKAAEGPTILIGDSPVMQSVHRLITRIAPTESTVMILGETGTGKELVARTIVQQSLRADKPFIPVNCGALSEQLAESELFGHRKGAFTGADREHKGLFEVANGGTLFLDELGELNKNIQVKLLRFLESREIRRVGETEPFKTDVRVLCATNRDLREMVKADTFREDLFFRVNTFEVKLPALRERRTDIPDLAMHLLARAARRDISYAKQVLTPEAIDALLEHDWPGNVRELANAMEHAFIIAGGGPIQADHLPYYVKAVSQAATVPISAARPAVAATQATGPDGRSLKDVEMDHILGVLNKHQGNKPAAAAELGISLKTLYNRLNAWQDEKRQAG